CACCGGCACCGGTTGGATGAAAGTGAACAAGGGCGAATATGGCTTCAACTATATCCGCCGGTCCGTCACCAACACCGCCGGGCTCGGAGCGAACGTCCGGGAAGAAAACGCATCCTACACAACCTTTGCGGATGGAAACGGAAAGCCCCTGGACGGCGCGGCGTCGCGTTACACGCTGCGCCTGCGGACCCCGCCGCCAGTCAACGCCTTCTGGTCGGTCACGCTGTACGACGCCAAATCCTTCACCCTCTATCCCAACCCCCTCCGCCGCTATCTGGTGAGCGACCGAACACCGGGTTTGAAGGTCGGCGCCGACGGAGCGATCGATATCCGTCTCCAGCATCTGCCAAGCGATGGCGGCAATTGGCTGCCCGCGCCGGCGGGACCGTTCTTCGTGGTCATTCGCGCCTATAGCCCCAAGCCGGAGATGCTGGACGGGCGGTGGCTTCCCCCCGCCATCCAGGCGGGCGCACCCGCCAGATAGCGGATCGCCAGCGCGGTACGCCATTTTGCCGATCGAGAGGTATCGACCGTGAGTGTTTCAGCCAATTTCAACAGCGGTACGATTGCGGTTCGTGAGGGCTATGGACTCGATGCGCGCGCGCTTGAATCGTGGATGCGCGAGACGGTCGATGGCTTCGCCGGCCCGCTCTCGATCGAGCAGTTCCAAGGCGGTCAGTCGAACCCCACATACAGGCTGGTGACACCAGGCGCGTGCTACGTGCTCCGCAAGCAACCGCCCGGCCAATTGCTCAAGGGTGCCCATGCGGTCGATCGCGAAGCACGCGTTCTCACCGGTCTCGCAAAAGCGGGCTTCCCGGTCGCGCATGTCCGTGGCGTCTGCAACGATCCGGCGGTACTCGGCACCATCTTCTACGTGATGGACATGGTGGAGGGCCGCATCTTCTGGGACGCGACCATTCCCGGCGTGCCGAACGCGGAGCGCGCCGCCCTGTTCGACGCGATGAACGAGACGATCGCCCAGCTTCATAGTGTCGATTACGATGCCGTCGGGCTCGGCGATTATGGTCGCCCGGGGAATTACTTCGAACGGCAGATCGGACGCTGGTCTAAGCAGTATCTGGAGGATGAGGAGGCAGGCCGTGATCCGAACATGGACAGGCTGGTCGAATGGTTGCCCGCCAATATTCCGCCAGGCGACGAGACCAGCATCGTTCACGGCGATTTCCGCATCGACAACATGATCTTCCATCCTACCGAGCCCCGCGTGCTGGCGGTGCTCGACTGGGAATTGTCCACGCTGGGACATCCCGGCGCGGATTTCGCATACCATGCGATGATGTATCGCATGCCTCCGCATATCGTAGCCGGGCTCGGCGGTGCCG
This genomic stretch from Sphingomonas panacis harbors:
- a CDS encoding phosphotransferase, producing the protein MSVSANFNSGTIAVREGYGLDARALESWMRETVDGFAGPLSIEQFQGGQSNPTYRLVTPGACYVLRKQPPGQLLKGAHAVDREARVLTGLAKAGFPVAHVRGVCNDPAVLGTIFYVMDMVEGRIFWDATIPGVPNAERAALFDAMNETIAQLHSVDYDAVGLGDYGRPGNYFERQIGRWSKQYLEDEEAGRDPNMDRLVEWLPANIPPGDETSIVHGDFRIDNMIFHPTEPRVLAVLDWELSTLGHPGADFAYHAMMYRMPPHIVAGLGGADTMALGLPSEQEYLATYCRRRGMGTMPGYGFYMAFNFFRLAAIFHGIKGRVLRGTAASAQARERVAVLPELMQLAWRQVERIDTP